The Salvelinus namaycush isolate Seneca chromosome 28, SaNama_1.0, whole genome shotgun sequence genome contains a region encoding:
- the LOC120023540 gene encoding dihydrolipoyllysine-residue succinyltransferase component of 2-oxoglutarate dehydrogenase complex, mitochondrial-like: MLSSSRCLSRNFGRSLSVIRQGINVSARRAVPGLSASCSVTVNNPTKCEARSSVFQIRYFKTSVACRNEVITVKTPAFAESVTEGDVRWEKAVGDSVKEDEVVCEIETDKTSVQVPSPAAGVIEELLVLDGEKVEGGQALFKLRKGAVAAQAAEAPAVAAPPPPHAAATTPSPAPSAVGPIPTTMPPVPPVPGAAISATPVSAIKPTAAPAAPAAVTDGGGKPVRTEHRVKMNRMRLRISQRLKEAQNTCAMLTTFNEVDMSNISEMRKAYKDAFLKKHNIKLGFMSAFVKASAYALMEQPAVNGVIDDTTKEIVYRDYVDISVAVATPKGLVVPVIRGVEGMNFADIEKTINELGEKARKNELAVEDMDGGTFTISNGGVFGSMFGTPIINPPQSAILGMHGIFERPVAIGGKVEIRPMMYVALTYDHRLIDGREAVTFLRKIKTVVEDPRVLLLDM; encoded by the exons atgTTATCCTCCTCCCGGTGTCTCAGCCGAAATTTCGGAcgttctctctctgtcattcgtCAG GGAATCAATGTGTCTGCACGGCGGGCTGTGCCAG GATTGTCAGCTAGCTGTAGTGTCACTGTCAACAACCCTAC GAAATGTGAAGCCAGGTCCAGTGTCTTCCAAATCAGATACTTCAAGACATCTGTAGCTTGCA GGAATGAAGTCATCACAGTAAAGACACCTGCATTTGCAGAGTCTGTCACAGAGGGGGATGTGAGGTGGGAGAAAG CGGTTGGTGATTCTGTCAAAGAGGATGAGGTGGTTTGTGAAATTGAGACGGACAAG ACGTCCGTGCAGGTGCCGTCTCCTGCTGCTGGGGTGATTGAGGAGCTGCTGGTCCTTGATGGGGAGAAGGTCGAGGGAGGACAGGCTCTCTTCAAACTCCGGAAAGGAG CTGTTGCTGCCCAAGCTGCAGAGGCCCCAGCAGTAGCAGCTCCTCCACCCCCCCATGCTGCTGCCACAACTCCCTCCCCTGCTCCCTCTGCAGTGGGCCCCATCCCTACCACTATGCCCCCAGTGCCACCCGTCCCAGGAGCTGCCATCTCTGCCACACCAG TTTCAGCCATCAAACCCACTGCTGCTCCTGCTGCCCCAGCCGCTGTCACAGATGGAGGGGGTAAACCAGTCAGGACAGAGCACAGG GTGAAGATGAACCGTATGCGTCTGAGAATCTCCCAGAGACTGAAGGAAGCCCAGAACACCTGCGCTATGTTGACAACATTTAATGAGGTCgacatgag CAACATCAGTGAGATGAGGAAGGCCTACAAAGACGCTTTCCTGAAGAAACACAACATCAAGCTGGGCTTCATGTCTGCATTTGTCAAGGCTTCAGCATACGCTCTGATGGAACAGCCTGCCGTCAACGGAG TCATTGACGACACAACCAAAGAGATTGTGTACAGGGACTACGTGGACATCAGTGTGGCTGTAGCAACACCAAAG GGCTTGGTGGTGCCTGTCATCCGTGGAGTGGAGGGAATGAACTTCGCTGACATTGAGAAGACCATCAACGAGCTGGGGGAGAAG GCCCGTAAGAATGAGCTGGCCGTGGAGGACATGGATGGAGGAACCTTCACCATCAGCAACGGTGGCGTGTTTGGATCCATGTTTGGCACGCCCATCATCAACCCTCCACAGTCTGCCATCCTGGGAATGCATGGTATCTTCGAGAGGCCAGTGGCCATCGGGGGCAAG GTGGAGATCCGCCCCATGATGTATGTGGCTCTGACGTACGACCATCGCCTCATCGACGGCAGAGAGGCGGTCACCTTCCTGCGTAAGATCAAGACTGTGGTAGAAGATCCCAGAGTGCTGCTACTGGACATGTGA
- the LOC120023538 gene encoding ribosomal protein S6 kinase-like 1 gives MAKRDYLVEAAKQIRMALDREVSEDYEAAFSYYKNGVDLLLNGVQVDPNKERREAVKRKTTQYLKRAEEIFISHLQDNLGKGNSHVGGYSSLRFRPIRHLSCPVEDLEMCKVVGIIDKVLIVQSLITKEKCVVKSLPKSSWESRDQPTIIPQGVPYMVKLLRYYVSEDAVYLHLEHVQGGKLFSKLSKVRNDRAKEHPECYIPSQHRIKLKNSYTSPTISSDYQQNDRGGTGTTPLLERENEESPDTDSPASWHEAQHRLEGCRTHSYCGETGCLQNNSRSTAPQPSLSGPMRTDISPHIHPAGHSQCLHSETQDKPALPSHLCIDQVPDATSEPSGKATGTEEIESSLDFDVVWKAADPTQNCESDSDIAAGKPVPLTTQTSSGGTGSTVNLKNHSISLYSQNSYVPNTLQLPLHNQSQASEMATLTSYGSHQGSVSGGDLENTVGVEISTHQERGQEEQVNHHTTEKSIVNLVSGDTETSQPGRAVCPSTVDKLKVMRTSSGISHPPSLPRCLSAGTKQGNQAGISLALTGAKYYVGPPCREPGEEVEEGWELSPVSKDIPQEKGSLCDPNTPGPTGASPQCRKENMNAFLKSNGSDGQGQDQIIEVEGWCHQPKFPAKTSRGRDGVWQGCWGLPEAEVRLLGAQILLALESLHQQGVMCRDLNPKNILLTSIGKVCLTFFGQWSEVQSETNSEAMDQMYCAPEIGGVSKITEACDWWSLGALLFELLTGMPLWQFHPAGVHSHTQLLIPDQLSTAAASLLTELLQFDAGYRLGSGGGGVSDIKCHPFFNGVSWKALSS, from the exons ATGGCCAAGAGAGACTACCTGGTGGAGGCAGCCAAGCAGATCCGCATGGCTCTGGACAGGGAGGTCAGTGAAGACTATGAAGCTGCCTTCAGCTACTACAAGAATGGGGTTGACCTGTTGCTCAATGGAGTTCAAG TGGACCCTAACAAGGAGCGCCGCGAGGCAGTGAAGAGGAAGACTACTCAGTATCTGAAGAGGGCCGAGGAAATCTTTATCTCCCACCTGCAGGACAACCTGGGGAAGGGGAACTCTCACGTAGGG GGTTACAGTAGTCTGAGATTCCGGCCAATCAGACACCTGAGCTGCCCAGTGGAGGATCTGGAGATGTGTAAAGTGGTGGGGATCATTGATAAG GTCCTGATTGTCCAAAGCCTGATTACAAAGGAGAAATGTGTTGTTAAA AGCCTGCCCAAGTCGAGCTGGGAGAGCCGGGACCAGCCCACTATCATCCCCCAGGGCGTCCCCTATATGGTGAAGCTGCTGAGATACTATGTCAGTGAGGATGCTGTGTACCTGCATCTGGAGCATGTTCAAG GTGGGAAGCttttctccaaactgtccaaggtCAGGAACGACCGAGCCAAGGAGCACCCAGAATGCTACATTCCCAGCCAGCACAGGATCAAACTGAAGAACAGCTACACCTCCCCTACCATCAGCTCAGACTACCAGCAGAATGATAGAGGGGGCACAGGGACAACCCCTCTCCTGGAAAGGGAGAACGAGGAGAGCCCAGACACAGACTCCCCTGCATCTTGGCATGAGGCTCAGCACCGTCTGGAAGGCTGTAGGACCCACTCGTACTGCGGGGAGACAGGCTGCCTGCAGAACAACTCAAGGTCTACAGCGCCACAGCCCTCTTTATCTGGACCAATGAGGACAGACATCAGTCCCCATATCCATCCAGCAGGCCACAGTCAGTGTTTGCACTCTGAAACTCAGGACAAGCCTGCTCTTCCTAGTCATCTGTGCATCGATCAGGTTCCTGATGCCACCTCTGAGCCTTCTGGGAAGGCCACTGGAACAGAAGAAATAGAATCCAGTTTGGATTTTGACGTGGTGTGGAAGGCTGCTGATCCGACACAGAATTGTGAGAGTGACTCAGATATAGCTGCAGGTAAACCTGTACCTCTAACAACTCAGACCTCTTCTGGTGGGACAGGGTCAACAGTGAACTTGAAGAATCATTCTATCAGTTTGTATTCACAGAATAGTTATGTTCCCAATACATTGCAATTACCCCTCCATAATCAAAGCCAGGCTAGTGAGATGGCAACTTTGACCTCCTATGGCTCTCACCAAGGCAGTGTTTCAGGTGGAGACCTTGAGAACACTGTGGGTGTAGAGATATCCACACACCAGGAGAGAGGGCAGGAAGAGCAGGTAAACCATCACACTACTGAAAAGAGCATTGTGAACTTAGTAAGCGGGGACACAGAGACTTCCCAGCCTGGCAGAGCTGTTTGTCCCTCTACAGTAGACAAGCTGAAGGTCATGAGGACATCCTCAGGGATCTCTcaccccccttccctccctcgctGTCTCAGTGCTGGGACAAAGCAGGGGAACCAGGCAGGCATCTCCCTGGCCCTCACAGGGGCAAAGTATTATGTGGGGCCTCCTTGCAGAGAGccaggggaggaggtggaggagggctggGAGCTGAGCCCTGTGAGTAAGGACATCCCCCAAGAGAAAGGATCACTGTGTGACCCCAACACCCCTGGCCCCACAGGGGCCTCCCCACAGTGTCGGAAGGAGAACATGAATGCTTTCCTGAAGTCAAATGGATCAGATGGACAGGGTCAGGATCAGATCATTGAGGTGGAGGGCTGGTGCCACCAGCCCAAGTTCCCAGCCAAGACCTCCAGAGGGAGAGACGGGGTCTGGCAGGGCTGTTGGGGGCTGCCTGAGGCAGAGGTGCGTCTGTTGGGAGCTCAGATCCTCCTGGCCCTGGAGAGTCTTCACCAGCAAGGTGTCATGTGCCGTGACCTCAACCCAAAGAACATCCTGCTTACCAGCATCG GAAAGGTCTGCCTGACATTCTTTGGCCAGTGGAGTGAAGTTCAGTCAGAAACCAACTCTGAAGCTATGGACCAGATGTACTGTGCCCCAG AGATTGGAGGTGTGTCCAAAATCACAGAGGCTTGTGATTGGTGGAGTTTGGGGGCATTGCTATTTGAACTTCTTACAGGAATG CCCCTGTGGCAGTTCCACCCAGCCGGGGTACATTCTCACACCCAGCTTCTGATCCCAGACCAGCTGAGTACTGCAGCTGCCTCCCTGCTCACTGAG CTTCTGCAGTTTGACGCTGGTTATCGTTTGGGCTCTGGAGGCGGTGGAGTGAGTGACATCAAGTGTCACCCCTTCTTCAATGGTGTCTCCTGGAAGGCACTGAGCAGTTAG